A part of Saccharomonospora amisosensis genomic DNA contains:
- a CDS encoding barbiturase: MPPAIEVRKVPIHSVADASELAKLIDERVLEADRVIAIIGKTEGNGGVNDFTRIIADRAFREVLVEKGIRSMDEVRQVPIVWSGGTDGVISPHATIFATVADGKAEPTDEPRLTVGFAMSEQLLPEDIGRRPMIEKVAAGVKEAMARAGITDPDDVHYVQTKTPLLTIDTIRDAKSRGKSVWTEHTLESMDLSNGTTALGIAVALGEIDMPSDEEVMHNRELYSKVASCSSGVELDRAQIVVVGNARGVGGRYRIGHSVMRDALDQDGIWDSIRDAGLTLPASPKHTDLDGRLVNVFLKCEASPDGMVRGRRNAMLDDSDVHWHRQIKACVGGVTAAVTGDPAVFVSVSAVHQGPSGGGTVAAIVDLGAEPTGYRAPRG; this comes from the coding sequence ATGCCACCCGCGATCGAAGTACGCAAGGTGCCGATCCACTCGGTCGCCGACGCGAGCGAGCTGGCCAAGCTGATCGACGAGCGCGTGCTGGAGGCCGACCGGGTCATCGCCATCATCGGCAAGACCGAGGGCAACGGTGGGGTGAACGACTTCACCCGTATCATCGCCGACCGCGCCTTCCGCGAGGTGCTCGTGGAAAAGGGCATCCGGTCGATGGATGAGGTCAGGCAGGTCCCGATCGTGTGGTCGGGTGGAACTGATGGCGTGATCAGCCCGCACGCGACGATCTTCGCCACCGTTGCCGACGGGAAGGCCGAGCCGACCGACGAACCACGGTTGACCGTCGGGTTCGCGATGAGCGAGCAGCTGCTGCCCGAGGATATCGGCCGCCGCCCGATGATCGAGAAGGTCGCGGCCGGTGTGAAGGAAGCCATGGCCCGCGCGGGTATCACCGACCCCGACGACGTCCACTATGTGCAAACGAAGACGCCGCTGCTGACCATCGACACGATTCGCGACGCCAAGAGCCGGGGAAAGTCGGTGTGGACCGAGCACACGCTGGAGTCGATGGACCTGTCCAACGGCACCACGGCACTCGGCATCGCGGTGGCGCTCGGCGAGATCGACATGCCGAGTGACGAGGAAGTCATGCACAACCGCGAGCTGTACTCCAAGGTGGCTTCCTGCTCCTCGGGTGTGGAGCTGGACAGGGCGCAGATCGTGGTCGTCGGCAACGCCAGGGGCGTTGGAGGCCGCTACCGCATCGGCCACTCGGTGATGCGCGATGCGCTGGATCAGGACGGCATCTGGGATTCCATCCGCGACGCAGGGCTCACCCTGCCCGCCAGCCCCAAGCACACCGACCTGGACGGTCGGCTGGTGAACGTGTTCCTGAAATGCGAGGCTTCACCGGACGGCATGGTACGCGGGCGGCGCAACGCGATGCTCGACGACTCCGACGTGCACTGGCACCGCCAGATCAAGGCCTGCGTCGGCGGGGTCACCGCCGCCGTGACCGGTGACCCCGCAGTCTTCGTTTCCGTCTCGGCCGTCCACCAGGGACCTTCCGGGGGTGGAACGGTGGCGGCGATCGTCGACCTCGGTGCCGAACCGACCGGCTACCGCGCTCCACGCGGCTGA